The following is a genomic window from Epinephelus moara isolate mb chromosome 17, YSFRI_EMoa_1.0, whole genome shotgun sequence.
cgacatactatactatgactttttttcaggcttttgaatgacatactatactatgattttttttcatgattttggatgacatactatactatgatgtttttttcatgattttggacaacatactatactataatatttttttcatagtttttgacgacatgctatactatgacttttttttcatgacatacttttttcacatttttatggcactctatactatactatactctatactgtgacttttttgacatactatacaatgactttttaaatcacatccttacagtgtgacattttgagTACATATTTGACATATTATTCTACGACTTTGATGACGTACTATATGATAacctttttttcattaattttttgcatactctactatgactttttaaattacCTTTAAAATTACATGCTATAATGTgaaggaaaaaagtcatagtttagtaaGGTATAagaatgtgataaaaatgtgctgGTATAGTaggtcataaaaatgtcatatgtAGCATGGcaataaaatgtcatgaaaaggTAATAATATATTAAGTCATAAAAATATCGTTGAAAAGTCACAACATTTAGTCAAGGTTTTAGTTTCAGGGACATTTCTTTCAGTCAGTTGTTGAAACCTCTTCTCAAAGTCACAGAGTTTGCGTCTTTATAAAAAGGAACCAACAATTTTCATACCAGGCAGCAGCTGGCTGTGGTCCAGCGTGCGTCGCAGGGCTCCTACACTGGTGCCGTGGTATGCGATGTGCCACTTCTTCAGTGCATTAGAAACCTCACAGTGGGGCTTGATCCTAAACAAAGAAGATACATGCACTTATATAGACACACATTCAGCATTGACAGGGCTCTGCTGATGTCAATAACAGACCGACAGACATCATGTGATTTTTTACTTTATGTCCATTTAATTTCATGTTgtttgtagtagtagtagtagtagtagtagaactACTAAGCAGAATAGCGTTACATACTGGCAAGGAAAATTAAACAGGAACACAGCCATTTACAAACTTTCACCCTGTTATCTCAGTGCTCTATCATGTATGTAACCCATGAGATTGTCCTCCCACCTGAGGGCGAAGCGGCACCATCCGAAGGGCAAGGCGTAGTCCCGAGGCGGCTCTCCTCTCTTGTAATAAGCCTCGTCACCCCGAAGCTTGTGGCAGGACTCACAGTAGCACAGGTTGTATTTTGCGTCTTCATTAAAATAGCCATCTTACGGGTGGTGGTAGAGAGGAAAAAGATTGGGTTGTTACATTACTTTAGATCTGAGGCAGAGATCATGGCAGAAAGGCTTGGGATAAAACTCACCTGGTAATGTGAGCAGGTCCTTAAAGCGTGAGCAGAGTGCCTGGTACTCGCAGGTCTTGTTGGGGTTGACCTCTGGAGGGGGCGTCCAGCACACACTCTCTTTGATTCctgtatataaaaacaaaacagataaaatacaAGACTTAAAAAGCTgaacagaaacattttccttttgaaAATTCCACACTTTTCCTGACTTTCCTGTAGACTTTTTAGACCATATTTGACAAATAGCTTGATGTTTATTATGTTAATAAATGGTTTGAAAATCCAGCTGTTACCATGTATGTTACATTCTGACTCTGTATTCTATAGTATTTTTAGAAACTGTGGAtttaatattataaaaaaagaGACAATGGGCAATACTCTAGAAATACAAGTATTTTTTCTACACTTATCCAAACCTGGAAATtacaaaagttaaaataaaataaaaaaatccatatttttccAAACTGTGCAGGACCcctgaataaatgaaaagataATCTGACAGTAAAACACAAACTTCTTACCGTCAAccatgtctgccttctccatGTCGCCCTGACAACGGGTCTCACCACTCTCTCCGCCCACAGCTGGCACGTTATTTGTTACTATAGTAACCTGCCATGACGACACAACATTCATTAGGATATCACCTTGGGATTTAGATCGTAGTAATGTACTCCTGAAATACTACTGATTAGTCAGTCATCAGAACATCAATTGCCAACAACTATTTTTCTTTAGATAATTGTTTATGGAAGCTCATTTCCGCCAATATGGAGTTAGTATCTGCAAATAATTTTGAGAAAGGCACAAACAGGCTTCCATAACTGATCAATCATTTATGTAAATTGTCAAGAAAAAGCGTcaaacaccaaactgacatgactgtttcagtgtgtttatgtgtctgtaGCGCCGACCTGTTCACATTGGCCGTAGAGGTCGATGAAGGGGTAGCAGGGCGAAGGAATGTCCTGCGCAGCCACACCCTGGTCCATGCCGTTGACATAGAGGTGGAGACAGCTGTTGGCGTCCACCAGCAGACCCAACACCGTCCCCTCTGGACAGGTGTCCAAATTAGGACCATAATTCTCACATATCTGTTGAGAGAaggaaaaatggaagaaaaggaGAGACATTAGCGAGTGAGAGAAAAATGACAAGAGAATCAATCAAACAATCGATGAGGCTGATGTCAGAGAACACACTCCGTTTGTCATGTGGGACAAAAATCAATAGAGCAGTGCAACATGACAGACAGATTCTGTGTGTTTAAGAGTGTGGGTGTACCTTCAGGGAGTTGTGGAAGACGGAGTCTCTCTGCAGCAGCCAGGCAGAGCGTTTCAGACAACATGCTGTGGAGGGGAAGTTGAGCCGGTCGGGGGAGTGACCTATCACCCCTAATGACAGCGATGACGTCCATGATGGGTTCAGACGGTCGATTTGAAACTGGTGAGGAAAGAGAGGCTGTTGACACACTGGAACAATCACCGCCTAAACACCTTGCCATCGCATTCTATATATATTCTACTAGTAAGTACTCTacactagtgttgtcacggtaccaaaattgggacccacagtacgataccagtgaaagtatcatggttctgagtagtatcacgacaccaaagcaaaaattaggcagatgtgccttttgtcaaatataaaaagataaatcacttttctattatacatcaatgatatttcaaaggAATAAATTACTACTGTTTGACTCCCTGACGAAGGCTTGTATGCCGAAACGCGTCAgagtttttaaaggtttaagaTGACCAAGCCataacaataaaggctttttaatttttccaaagAGAGTGCCTTGGAGTTTCCTGAGTtttggaataaattacttattgacttattcatacttcaaaaatagcatcaataagtgattaacataggggggatcaaaataaaataaataaatgaaattagggatgcaccgaatattcggtaaccgaatatattcggccgaatattgcaaaaacacacacattcggtattcggtggaataagttaaaagcaaggccgaataatagcggcgtgttttgataacgcaatcaaatgTGACGGGctgagtaaaatgtcggcagtgtggcgatccgcctgtcaatagttttgagcgagcaaaataggcttaaatcattcagcacgctgtgcaagcagcctacagatttcaaccaccagcagaaacgaaaggcgaatcccaccgattgtgggttgaacgggggtcacagacacagacagtaatgcatTCCTGACAattacggcggccatcggcttaccgggcgacggagaagtcggctccaataatatcctcttcttggcgtcatgactgcccagaagtacctgaacagctgagtcAGCCGAACACAGACCGTACGTCATGTGtcgttcacggcccacaaacctcaccgcactttagggactgttctttacttatgaagggactgtcaagggaggagggtggctggttgatttttattttatttatttattttattttgatcccccctatgttcatcactcattgatgctgtttttgaagtatgaataagtcagtaagtaatttattccattgaaatatcattgatgtattatagaaaagtgatttatctttttataaatgacaaaaggcacatctgccttattttcgctgtggtatcgtgatactactcagaaccatgatattttcattggtatcgtacagtgggtcctaattttggtaccgtgacaacactaatctggagggggttcatctgcaaaaactaatgaacaactaaacaacgatattcagtattcggtactcggtattcggccaagcgtttaataatattcggcttcggccacaaattttcatttcggtgcatccctaaatgaaataaaaatcaaccagccaccctcctcctctgataagtaaagaacagtccctaaagtgcggtgaggtttgtggaccgttacctgccacaaagagagaaatgtgaacggctcgtttctcctctgacacgccacataccggtgtgccgccacggctcggttgttcaggtactactgggcagtcatgacaccaacaaagaggaaattattggacctggagccaggcttctcggttgccggtaagccgttatcttgaggtggccatagtgctctgccgtattcctgtctgtgacccctgttcaacccacaaccagcaggattcgcctttcgtttctgctgctggttgaaatctgtactcgcacagcgtgctcctgaatgatttcttttgctcgcgcaaaaatatttttagtcgcaaatgcgagtaaaatgctcgcaccgtagagcactgtggaaaacaaatcactgcctacaagtaagaaataaataatgactTTCACTGGTCAAAGAtcctcaatagctcagctaatacctgaaatgtcactggaaaacaaaccagtgcagcagcatattgagtgccaggtggccagcgtgCCGTTATTGGCCAGCGCGCGCAGTTATTGGACGGctcatggacactcaccctcttgccattggactttgaacttatcccacagtagtggtaccgtgaggtactgtagtactacggtactccaacattatggtatcatatgtaccgtggagttttagtaccgcggtctaccgttggtaccagtataccgtgcaacactactctACACTATGTAAATACTGAAATTACAAACTCAGTTATTAAAAGTAAGACAAAGAAGCTGAAACATAGCCACACAGGTACGTTACCTGGAACAGCTGCTGGCGAGCTAGCGGCTGGGCGGTGACCAGCAGGCCCTGGTTGTAGCTGGATACTCTGGCTGCTGTCAGGTTCTGGTTGGACAGCTGGATGTTTTTGCCGTGGTTTTCCAGGAACGCCATAACAGTGGGCACCAGTACACACGGCTCAGTCTCAACCTGGAGGCGACATGAAGAATTTCGCTCAGGAAATTCAACGATGCAGTGAGCAACATGTTTTGTTAACAGACAGACTGGTGCTCCTACCTCTCTGACAGGGGTGCTGTCTTCTTCTCCTTCGCTGCAGCTGTCAGAGGAGAGCGAGGGCGCCTTGACGCTTTCCATGTCTTCCATCAACGAAGAGCTCACGATGGACACCGCCGTTATCCGCCCATACAGGTCCAAAACTGCATACACATTctgtgaggagacagagagaggggctgAATGACAGCGTGGGGCCGAGTAGCTGTGtactgaaaatgtgtgtgagtgtgtgtgtgtgtaccttggCTACTGCAGTGGCTGCAGGTCCCATGTCTTCACCATCGATGAAGATGTGCATGGTGTCATCGCTGCACCTCTTCACACCAACACGGTTCCCAACCTGAGGAACAATCATGTTCAGTGAAGAATTAAAAACagtttagagattttttttaatttaaagaagaGCACAATATCTTCTGACAAGGTGAGTGTAACAAGCACTGAGTGTGGCGTGGGTTCCTTATTCGCTCTGAGGatccaaggacagagggtgtcgtatgttgtaaagccctctgaggtcAACtgggatttgtgatattgggctttagaaatcagaatcagagaactttgaatttttaaatgacttaaaccaattgattatcaaattagttgctGACTAATTTAATCATTGACAACTACTGTAACCAATTTATCGTTGCAGCTCTAACAGAAAATAATCAAGATTCAAATGAGTGAACTTGAagactgattttaaaataaatcgCAACATAATTTATAGCCTGTGTTACCTTGAGTCAACATTAAATGATGCTTTTTGTGTTGCTGAATGACCACATTTCTCCCTGTGACATGTTAAATACTAAAGCATTGCTCAGCCTGAACTGTGAGTGATGCTGGTGTGGCTGTTAGTGCTTCTCCTTATCTGCATagcagtttttaaaaagcacattttagTACGTGCTTTGGCAATAATCTTAAATgctaacagaataaaaaaagagataagAAATGGTTATTGTGGTCGATGAGTAACATAAGATTCAATTTCAGTTATAAGATGTAATACTGATGtcacactgtgaaaatctcaAAGCTCTGATAACATCTTTATCTCAGTCAATGGATTTGAGACAGACGAAGAGATCCCTGAGGGTTTAAAGGTCTTTGATGTGACCTCTAATCTAACTGTGCTCACAGTGCAGGGAGCTGCAGCTTACCGTCAGCCGGTCCAGTGAGCAGCCGTAGTTCTGGCGCTGCAGCACGCCGTTGCGACGGACCTCAGAGCCGCAGAGCAGCCAGGTGACCTTGGTGCGAagctgagggagggagggggagagaccTGACAGCGGGCAGGACGGCAGCTCCGGGGGTGCCAGAGTGGTCAGACCGATATGCAGCGAACCGCACCACTGCTCATCCACCTCATCAATCCTCACCTgcagtggagagagagagagagagagagatcaggAAAGAgaataaaacagcagcagctagaAAAGGATGACAAACATTTATAGCATACGCAGATAAGCATGCAAATTACTTAAAAGCATGACAAGGCAGAACGTTCTAGGCTCAAGCCTTCGTTTACCTCAAACAGCTCGTCTGTTTTGAGCTCCTTCGCACTGAACACGATGCCGTGAGCGTAACCTCCGACTCTGACGCCCTGGCAGCCGTCGCCGAGCAGCACCACATTCTTACCGTGTTTACTGTGGAGCCGATGGGCTACACCTgctactgcacacacacagagaggaagaaatatGGAGATGAGGCTTTGAGGACAACTGATATATCTTCTACTAAAGTTTCATACTAGAGCTGAAaagattagtcgactaatcaacagaaaaataatcgcCTACTATACTGATAGCTGATAAATGCCGTTTTCAGCCTTGTAAATATGgagatttcctgcttttctctgttttatatcatattatactgaatattttggggttttaaGGCTTTGCAGACCTGAGCAGGGAGCCTGATGTCTACCTGGTGAGTGGATGGGGAAGCTCTTCTCAGTGATGTTACTGGTACAGAGGCTGTTGTCCAGCGGGCCTGAGGAGCTGGTGATGGACACCTGAACACACTGACCATACAGGTCGATGACAGCGTACACctctgagagacacagagagacgtGGGTGATGACCTACACTCCCAACTCGACACAGCAGTATTTCATTCCTATCTGGCTGCAGCAGAGTGCTGGTTTCACATTTCTGGCTTCCTCTGACTAATCTTTACCTGGGGGCAGACCAGTGCAGGCCACTCCTTGATCCACGCCGTTGATGTAATAATGGAGGTCGCCGCTGGCTGAGCGCATCATGCCGATCCGTGAGCCCGTGGTCAGGGAGTCCAGGTCGCAGCCGTAGTTGTTGCGCATCGTGTTGCCATCCTGCATGATGGCTGTTCCACTGTGGGAAAAGAAGGAAGACAAATTTTATTAGATTTTACTTCATCTAAGGggttcaaggaaaaaaaaactttgggaACATGATTAAACCAAATACAGGCACTAACATTTAGCACATGGATGAAGTACATATTCCAGTTTACATTCAATTTAATCATTTGCAAATTTATTTATGTCATATTTTATCCCTATATTTAACTTGCACTATTCTATGTCTTagattctctctctttttttccttgtgtgaTTATCGGtgttccttcctttccttttttaaatacatatttaattagCATTGTCAGAGGGAGCCTGAGATCCCAGATTTTTGTTACCAGTAACTGTTTCTCTGTGATTGTTGTGTATTTGATAATAACGAAGAACTCAGAAATAACAGcaaagtgtgtgtttaagagcctaataaacagcaaaataaacaaatttatgGTAATACAGTCCCTTCGGAGGACTGGGGAGCAGCATGTGCcaaagcagacacacaaactgtcAAAACTGGGTTCAAatttttgcaataaaattgGCTGATGAGGTCATACGTGACACCAGACAAGCTAAACAAGTATCCTGCACCTGTGTATTAGGTGTGGACAGGAGAAGAGACCTTTTTCCATTGTGATTTAAGAATGTGATGAAAGAGTTCTGGACGGAGATGAAACAAGCTCTGTGGAATCAATTAGGCATTCACTAATATATGATCTAATTTTTTCATCCTAGATTTACACCATGATAAACATCATGCACCCAAGGACGACGCCGCTGCCTTAGATCTTTTATTACTAACTGCAAAATGAGTTCTCTAAATCTCTTCAAGACGGGCAGACCAAAGACTATGACCTCTGGAAAAgatcattaatattattaagtAAACAAACgctctttgaaaacatttgggATGAATAAAGATATTGCTGGAAAAAACTGATTTTGAGTCTTCATGTTCTCATAGTGTTCTACCTGAGCATCCAAGTGTCATAGTCGATATCAGTCATAGTGTTAGGAAACTCGAGCTCATCCGGCCTGATGGCTGTCACTCCTGGACACAGAGAAGGTAAGAAGAAATCTGTAGTGATTacatattaaacacatttataGGGAATTATTCCAATGCTGTCATAGAGATAAATGTGAAGCAACACACAGTagcttttattgtcatttttgtcaGCTGACTAAAAAGAAGGATAGAAAAGCAGAGTGGACACATTAGAAACACCTCACCTGCTTCTATTGAACCCGACCAGCGGTCCACCATCTTCTGAATAATGATTTCAAACAGCTCTCCATCTCGAAGGCACCTACAAGGaggaaaaatatcaatatttgatACCATTTTCAATACCACAGGGAGAAACTGAcattgaggggaaaaaaattgaaatatatattaaaagataaatagaaGAAGGCGAGAGAATGATAGCGACTATTTTTCTGGGTCAGCAGAAGAGAATAGCAGAATGACGGTAGTACTGTtgaaaccatttaaaatattcagaatcaatatCAATTATGATGAATCGATATTTTTGTCAGCACTACTTTGCTGTTAAGGCATGGGAGAAAGAACTGGGAAACTGGGAAAGATATGATGTGCTAAAAGTTATCTGTCATGTGTTTCATCACCTGTTGGAAATGACAATAGCGTCGTTGAACTCGCTGCGGCAGTTCTGACGCAGGGCGGTGCGCCCCCCGTTGGTGATGACAGCGTTAGTGCCGTGCAGGTGGTGAAAACGCAGGTCGTTGATCGTGCTGGCTCCTCCTACTGAGCAGGGGCTCCCAGGGGACATGGCTGTGGGGCCCTCTGAGCTGTCCTctgggagaggagggaggtccactaagaaaataaaacagaggaaaagataTAAGCTCACAACTTCTAAAGAGGGATCTCAGTAATTTTAGCATCTCAGCTGCTCCTCAGTCACTCACCCATGTCGTCCATGATGGTGGCCTGAGCAGCCTGGCCGTACAGGTCGACCACAGCGTAGACACTGGGAGGGACGTTCCAGGCTGCCGGGCCCTGAGCCACACCGTTCACAAAGAAGTGGAGGCTGCCGTCTTCTTTCCTCACGACACCAACTGTGTCACCTGCCTGCAGGAGGGAAGAAAGGgttaataaaaacatacaaagggAAATGTCAGGAAGGAtgtgagaggagaagagagggggaTGGATGAAAAGGCAGAAAGTGACAGTCAGGTGAGGAATAAAGAACAAACATCACTCACCTTGAGCCGGTCCAGGTTGTGTCCGTACTCATCCAGTATTGTTGTTCCGTTGTGCATTACGCCATTCCCCGTCATCATCCACGTccctggaaaacacacacagcaaaacattTGGTTAATGTTGTAATGAGATTCACACTTGCAGAGAAATGTAGCAGCAATTCCACATGTACCCCACATGTACTTTACCTGAGCGCAGGTTGGTCATGGTGGAGGGCAGCTGCAGGTAAGCAGGGTTGTGCGTTGTGACACCGATTTCGATGGAACCCGCCCACTTGTCCACCATCTTGTCGATGCGAACCTGGAACACCTCATTGGAGCGCAGCGGCCGGCTGCTCAAGACCACGCCGTGGTTGAAGTCGTCAGTCGCACtgtgaaagaagaagaagactgctTGTAGAGGATTTCTGCATATCGCCCATTGCatactttggtatttttcataTGGGAAAAATACTAAAAGCAGTATCAGCTCTAAACCTGGagattttataaaatatttccaaaaccCTTTGAACTTTTTGAGTACAATCAAGTTTATTTAAGACTTTCCACTAATAGAAATTTTAGTGAGACAACTAAAGCAGACTTTTACACTCAGCTTGGTGAAACTCTTGCTGAGTCATGATGTACCTGATTTAACAAATATTTGACACAGAAGATGCCATATATCCAGGAAAAACTCTACTGTCAAAGGTACAGTAtgcaaaagtgaaagccaaccccaaaTTTACCCTCATTTGGCATTTCACCTTGctatggtattttttttttaggcactgtgtctcttgaaTGCCTGTTGCtcatggtctggcacctggtcactgcctttttataaagccctgacctcacctgagcgtgTCCATAAATGTCCCACAcatagaaaataagaagaaactaagaaaatccaggcagagggcagagtctctgcagataaatgcaccaccacacacttctattGGGTCGTAATtaatgattgagagggattacccCC
Proteins encoded in this region:
- the neurl4 gene encoding neuralized-like protein 4 isoform X4; protein product: MAAELHPRSGKLIGLSNSNRTARRNQPVQEFNHGLVLSKEPLRDRDVFTVRIDKKVNSWSGSIEIGVTALDPAALDFPSSATGLKGGSWIVSGCSVLRDGRSVLEEYGRDLDQLSEGDRVGIQRSSRGELHLWVNGQDCGAAASGLPPKLWAVVDLYGKCTQVTVVSCEPPPPSAEKETIERDEEVDEEEEEEEEEEEVVVRGGREDAGITALMNVAAMNGMMNGDEVPELSCSHSRPDKFPNNLEPDTVLTEHQLFDVFNNAIVSFYRSEDEGGGEDGSGGGGAGGGGNSGGGNSGSDSSSRNDRGSSSGGGAVNSDSGTGTSGGSSGGSGGSGGSAGEGGNTNNSPAGNGGVGLAAVTGAMTTNDALLFHEKCGTLIKLSNNNKTAERRRPLDEFNNGVVMTNRPLRHNEMFEIRIDKLVDKWSGSIEIGVTTHNPNNLDYPATMTNLRSGTIMMSGCGILTNGKGTRREYCEFSLDELQEGDHIGLMRKASGALHFYINGIDQGVAAAQTPGVVYGVVDLYGMAVKVTIVHNHNHSDRLRRNNAIMRALSPDVGRPRPALSLTPDAEGPDRLLFHPNCGQKAAIISDGRTALRPHATDDFNHGVVLSSRPLRSNEVFQVRIDKMVDKWAGSIEIGVTTHNPAYLQLPSTMTNLRSGTWMMTGNGVMHNGTTILDEYGHNLDRLKAGDTVGVVRKEDGSLHFFVNGVAQGPAAWNVPPSVYAVVDLYGQAAQATIMDDMVDLPPLPEDSSEGPTAMSPGSPCSVGGASTINDLRFHHLHGTNAVITNGGRTALRQNCRSEFNDAIVISNRCLRDGELFEIIIQKMVDRWSGSIEAGVTAIRPDELEFPNTMTDIDYDTWMLSGTAIMQDGNTMRNNYGCDLDSLTTGSRIGMMRSASGDLHYYINGVDQGVACTGLPPEVYAVIDLYGQCVQVSITSSSGPLDNSLCTSNITEKSFPIHSPGRHQAPCSVAGVAHRLHSKHGKNVVLLGDGCQGVRVGGYAHGIVFSAKELKTDELFEVRIDEVDEQWCGSLHIGLTTLAPPELPSCPLSGLSPSLPQLRTKVTWLLCGSEVRRNGVLQRQNYGCSLDRLTVGNRVGVKRCSDDTMHIFIDGEDMGPAATAVAKNVYAVLDLYGRITAVSIVSSSLMEDMESVKAPSLSSDSCSEGEEDSTPVREVETEPCVLVPTVMAFLENHGKNIQLSNQNLTAARVSSYNQGLLVTAQPLARQQLFQFQIDRLNPSWTSSLSLGVIGHSPDRLNFPSTACCLKRSAWLLQRDSVFHNSLKICENYGPNLDTCPEGTVLGLLVDANSCLHLYVNGMDQGVAAQDIPSPCYPFIDLYGQCEQVTIVTNNVPAVGGESGETRCQGDMEKADMVDGIKESVCWTPPPEVNPNKTCEYQALCSRFKDLLTLPDGYFNEDAKYNLCYCESCHKLRGDEAYYKRGEPPRDYALPFGWCRFALRIKPHCEVSNALKKWHIAYHGTSVGALRRTLDHSQLLPGTSSIFSVSPVKAEGPNGYTEPEENSAPGREVPRVRLSPTMRYSGMEIFAPKVQFRDPRSHRSHHAQVGFQVCVRPGSYKVGPQTLGHSESLDPRFSNSEIEWITKEQGGTLLYGLLIRVE
- the neurl4 gene encoding neuralized-like protein 4 isoform X2, with the protein product MAAELHPRSGKLIGLSNSNRTARRNQPVQEFNHGLVLSKEPLRDRDVFTVRIDKKVNSWSGSIEIGVTALDPAALDFPSSATGLKGGSWIVSGCSVLRDGRSVLEEYGRDLDQLSEGDRVGIQRSSRGELHLWVNGQDCGAAASGLPPKLWAVVDLYGKCTQVTVVSCEPPPPSAEKETIERDEEVDEEEEEEEEEEEVVVRGGREDAGITALMNVAAMNGMMNGDEVPELSCSHSRPDKFPNNLEPDTVLTEHQLFDVFNNAIVSFYRSEDEGGGEDGSGGGGAGGGGNSGGGNSGSDSSSRNDRGSSSGGGAVNSDSGTGTSGGSSGGSGGSGGSAGEGGNTNNSPAGNGGVGLAAVTGAMTTNDALLFHEKCGTLIKLSNNNKTAERRRPLDEFNNGVVMTNRPLRHNEMFEIRIDKLVDKWSGSIEIGVTTHNPNNLDYPATMTNLRSGTIMMSGCGILTNGKGTRREYCEFSLDELQEGDHIGLMRKASGALHFYINGIDQGVAAAQTPGVVYGVVDLYGMAVKVTIVHNHNHSDRLRRNNAIMRALSPDVGRPRPALSLTPDAEGPDRLLFHPNCGQKAAIISDGRTALRPHATDDFNHGVVLSSRPLRSNEVFQVRIDKMVDKWAGSIEIGVTTHNPAYLQLPSTMTNLRSGTWMMTGNGVMHNGTTILDEYGHNLDRLKAGDTVGVVRKEDGSLHFFVNGVAQGPAAWNVPPSVYAVVDLYGQAAQATIMDDMVDLPPLPEDSSEGPTAMSPGSPCSVGGASTINDLRFHHLHGTNAVITNGGRTALRQNCRSEFNDAIVISNRCLRDGELFEIIIQKMVDRWSGSIEADFFLPSLCPGVTAIRPDELEFPNTMTDIDYDTWMLSGTAIMQDGNTMRNNYGCDLDSLTTGSRIGMMRSASGDLHYYINGVDQGVACTGLPPEVYAVIDLYGQCVQVSITSSSGPLDNSLCTSNITEKSFPIHSPGRHQAPCSAGVAHRLHSKHGKNVVLLGDGCQGVRVGGYAHGIVFSAKELKTDELFEVRIDEVDEQWCGSLHIGLTTLAPPELPSCPLSGLSPSLPQLRTKVTWLLCGSEVRRNGVLQRQNYGCSLDRLTVGNRVGVKRCSDDTMHIFIDGEDMGPAATAVAKNVYAVLDLYGRITAVSIVSSSLMEDMESVKAPSLSSDSCSEGEEDSTPVREVETEPCVLVPTVMAFLENHGKNIQLSNQNLTAARVSSYNQGLLVTAQPLARQQLFQFQIDRLNPSWTSSLSLGVIGHSPDRLNFPSTACCLKRSAWLLQRDSVFHNSLKICENYGPNLDTCPEGTVLGLLVDANSCLHLYVNGMDQGVAAQDIPSPCYPFIDLYGQCEQVTIVTNNVPAVGGESGETRCQGDMEKADMVDGIKESVCWTPPPEVNPNKTCEYQALCSRFKDLLTLPDGYFNEDAKYNLCYCESCHKLRGDEAYYKRGEPPRDYALPFGWCRFALRIKPHCEVSNALKKWHIAYHGTSVGALRRTLDHSQLLPGTSSIFSVSPVKAEGPNGYTEPEENSAPGREVPRVRLSPTMRYSGMEIFAPKVQFRDPRSHRSHHAQVGFQVCVRPGSYKVGPQTLGHSESLDPRFSNSEIEWITKEQGGTLLYGLLIRVE